The stretch of DNA TGTCCCTGGCACTCAGGAAGCTCCAGGGCTCCTTGAAGTGCAGAGGGATGCACTGGTTTGGGATTAAGGGTCATCTGGATGACTGAGGGTTGTTCACAGAGGACCGACCACAGCCCCTCATtagcacaggcagcacaggggcagAGACTGCTTTCTACCAGAGCGAAATCAAGGAGCAAAACAACTGACTAATTACTTGGTGAAATGGCTTACAACTATGAGGCTGAAAGTAATTTTGGTGAAAAGCAGGCAGAGAAggaaggcagtgctgctgttggtTCCTCTGAGCAAGTTTCACTGATAAACAATGTATTTTCAGACACATGAATGCAGGCCAGTCCCTGGGAGCTGACAATGGCAGGTCAGAGTACTTGGAAGTTTTATATCTGCACCTTCAGTGACTGCTGCGCTGCTTTTCTCTCCACAGTGATAGAGCAGCTATGACCTGACTCTTGATGGAAGGTTTTGATGTATTTTAGGTATTTTACAGCTTAAAGGAAGCCAACTAATTACTGAGAACTGCAGTTTGTATTACAATCTTAGTTCTTCTAGCATTATGTTAGAAGCTCTAATAGAAAAATTGGCTTCCtgtgagattttaaaatatcactaaATAACAAGCAAtcacatatttaaaagatactGACTATAAATTGTGATTAAtcttattaaataattttttattagaagATTACGCTTTGGTTTTTAAAGCACAGATGACTATGACATACAAATAAAGGCAAATGTATCACTTTTCTAAGCTTCATTACAAACTTCAATGATGAGCAAGACTTACTGTGCCTTTTCTAGGGCTTCCCTCTGCCACTTCCCCAACTCTGATGTAGCACTTGGAGAGCTGCTGATGGACATGCCTGAGGGGCTCTTTGCATTTGCTACTGGCTTATCATCTTTGGTTGCACATCCTGCATCTGCAGCAGAAGTCTCTTGTGTAAAACCACTCTGCATTAACTGGTTTTTTTGCAATGCTGTTTCCTCACTGCCGAATGATGACTTGGCAAGGTCTTCAGAATGGGTGAGGTCCTCATTCCTCACTCCTGACTTGGGCTGCACCAGCAGGCTGTTCTCCTGAGAGGGGGACTGGGCTGCATGATCCGTGTGCCCCACACTGAGAAAGCATGTTGCCTCTGAAAAACAGCACTTTTCAGGTGTTTCAGCATTTGTTTCCTCAGCCATGGGCTCAACAGTGGGTCCTTGACTCGAGTTGGCTTTTCCTGAACTACCAGCACCATCTTTAAGGTCAGCACCACCCCATCTGCCACCGGTGTGTTCCCTGCACATGGAGTCACTGTGGGACACCCcaccctctccctctgccctggcacccGGGGATCCAGCTGCGGGTGTTTCTGTGGGGTCAGGCTCAACACACaagccccctccctgctgtgctgaccccaagcccaggcagcagcagcagcagggcctggcacagcagcaggcaggcGGGAGCCACCTGTGCCCGGCCCGCGGGAAGCACAGCAGGGTGCGGTGCCTTCCCACCAGCCGGatctgctcccccagctccagcatgCTGTCCGTCAGGGCTCTGCTCCTCGTGCACTGCCACGCCTCTTCCTCGCACCTGCTCTGGGAGCCCTGTGTGGCACCGCCTGGAGCCTGCTTCTCACCGGGGGACTTCTCTTGGTTGCAAGACACTTTGTCTGGATCAGTTGTTTCCTCACAGTCAAGAGAGGACACCAGGAGAGGGGCTATTAGCTCGGAAGTGAattctgaggagcagctggaagaggcACAGTGGTTAACTCCATTTTTACGAGCTTTCCATTGTACATCTCCTGCGAGGGCAGCCTGTTTGTCCAGGAGAGgttcttccctctcctcatgCTGGAGATCAATCTCTTTGCACTCTGGAGTTCCTGGTTTCAACACAGGAGATACATATGAATTTGAAGTATCCTTTTCTGGAGTTAAGGTGGCTTCACTGGAGTAAACAAGACatctgtgtttggttttgtactCTTCGTGATCAGCTATGAAATCCTTGCTGTGTTTCCAGCTACAAGCAGGATCTTCCTGCAGGCAGTAAGGCTTTTCTGCAGTGTTGCTTGGAGGAGACTCAATAGCTAAGTCATAGCTCCAGTCTGCTGGAGTTCTGCTGCAGCCTGCATTTTTAATGGATTCCTCTGCCTTTGGGCTGCCCTCGATACAATCCCAGCTGTCATCTAGTTCATGCTCTTGCATGGGtactgcatatttaaaaaataaatcctgtcGCTTTTGGACTCTTTGCTCTTCTTCAgttccttcttctctttcatgaaggaaaaaggaatgttGACTGCATTTGTTGGTGTTTCCCCTTTTCACACTCTTTTGACTACAGACAGGTGAGAAAGAATCTTCACTGAAATCGCTGTCATCCAGATCTTCCAGTGGCATCCCCTCtttgttctgcatttctgtgggaGTAAGGCTCAGCTCCTGTTTCACTTGAATCTCCTCAGGCTTGTACTGCATTAAAAACCTCTCAAGGGGTTGATAGTTCAATTTTTGTTGTAGAATAGGTGGCTGCTGAAACTGCTGATGATAAAGACGTAAATgctcctccctttccttctgaaATGGAGGCAGATATGTCCAGGGTTCCACATATTGTTTAGCAAAAGTATTTCCCCATTCCTGTCTGCTGTCAGAAGGCAGATTTCCCTCTCCAAAGGAAATATCATCTCTAGAAACAAGCTGTTTCTGAACAGGTTGCACTGTCTGGACTTTCAGGCACTGGACAGGTGATCTGTCTTGCATATACTTGTCTCTCTGGCCACTCTCTCTTGTTTCATCTGTGGCAGCACTTTTGATGATGAAATCCTTCACAGAGGGGCTCTGTTCAGAGAGGGGGGACAGAtcatcagttttcttcttcagggGATGTGCTATTCGTAGGACTCCCTTAATTGGGCTCATGAGCTGGAAGCAGGGTGTGCTGGTATTTCCTTTGTAGCCATGTCCTTTGCTGACTGCCCTTGGGGTAGAGGTAAGAGGGACACCAGGTGGCTGGAGTGCTGCAGGATATACCTTTGTTTTTGTAGCACTTGAGGGATGCTGTAGGCCTAGCTTCACTTTCTTTGGAGAGCTCTTTTCCCCAGGTGGCAAAGAGGGAGTGCTCTGGACGCGTTTTGGAGATATGTTTCCAGCTCTGCGACGCCTATTTGTGACAGGGGTAGAACATTTAATCCCTTTCTTCAGCTCTTTGACCCTGTAAAACAGGCTGGATTTAGAAGGTGTCATGCTTTCAGATAAATAACAGCGTCTTTAGAACAAACTAATGCTTTCACGTATTGAGACTAAATACTGAATTCAGCATCATGGTTTGTTTTGTAACAGGATCTATACAGGTATCAAAATCCCTCTGCCAAAATACCTGAACTTCTGGAAAGGCCTATAGCAGCCTTTTTAAGTGCTTCCTTGAACGATGCATGACAGGCCAAGTGAGTTGAAATGGCCTCAGTTTCAGTGCAAGGCAGTGGCATTTCCTCATGTTATCAtgcagcagaaggagctggtACTCTACACAGCACATCAGAGTCCCACAGAGCACTAAGTAGGACTTTTGGAGTAGTTGCAGTGGGGCTCCTTAGCTCTGGTGATGTTCACAGGGCTACACTGCTCCTGGATCAACTGATCCCCAGTGAAACTGTAAAGAGCTGATTAACTGGTATCACCCTGTTCCCTATCAGCCTGACCTTCAACTGTTCCCTTTGCCCCTTCTGCCCTTCAAATATCACTTGTCCTTCTAACACCAGTGTTGCACAGCCTGTAATTTACCTCCTCCTATGTAGGAGGGAAGGTGAAGGACTTGCACACATTCTAAGTAGAACTGTAATACAAAGCTAAACCAAATCCTGATTACAGGGGCACACAGTGATATCTTCATCACTGAAAGTACTTACAATCCATGGAAAATTTTAAGATCCATTATAAGGGTTGGAATAGGTAAAGATTTTATTAGCATTGTGCAAATTGCACTTCTTGCCTaaagtattttcagtattttcaaaacagccaaaataaaatgtaaccaCAAACATCATacattagtttttctttctgtttttcacccTGGCAAGACTGTCTTTCATCACGTACCTGTCAGCATATCGTAGAGTGTTCAGGGTATGCTCTGTAGCTAAGTGGCTGGGTGATACATTGGCTATCATACATGTCTTGGAATTGCCAATGAAAGAATCCTTTAGCACCTAggattcaaaggaaaaaaaaattggattctTAGCAGTTCATGCCCCTTGTTTGTCCTGTAAATTAGCAATGTGTACAGAAGAAATTTAACACTAGTTACtggctccttttttttcttttttgttaaatgTAGTTCTTTTGTCTCAATTTGTCCTATCATTATTTGTTTACAGTTTAAAATGAATATGACTGTTAATCAGGGCTCTGAACAAACCCTTACACCAGGTGCCACAAGGGTGCCCATATGTTTTGGGGAATAAAGCAGATGTTACAACTGAAGTGAAGAAATGTTGATGCAAGCTCCCAGGACTGATACTCCACAGAAGATGCAGGATTGGTTGCAGATGGATGGGTGCAGATGGATGGTAACTCTGAATGAGTCTGGAAGGTAGtttctgggtttttgtttggttttagcttttgggttgtttgttattttaacCATGCCAgtccccagcactggctgggaGAAACTGGTAGTTGGCCTTAATTCTGCGattacttttgaaattaaagTTTGCAAAAGTtatgcttttcctcttttcctaaGGGGTTTAATAGCAGTTACTGAACTATGccacttatttatttatttatttgcttttttgtttatttttgccCTTTACAGGGAAACCTCTACTCTTGCCTTGCTGCTCATTTTACCTGAGTCAATTTGCTTTGCCGGAAAGGAGTGTGTGCGTGTTCCTGATCCAGTGCCCGAATGCATTCCTTCAGCtgccaaaagagaaaacattcagAAGGGAACAACAAATCAGTCATGAACTGAACTGCATCAAACCTAACCTACCAGTGCCCTATGTCACCTTTGACTCCTACTATGTCCTGTGCCAAGGTCACTTTGcagctgccacaggcaggaacaggcagctccagctccttcaggcagcacagagcacgGATTTGTGTGAAgacatcccaaacccacctgggtgtgtttctgtgtcacctgctctagcTGACCCTGCcttgatctccagaggtcccttccaatcctggcggttctgtgattctgtgatttattatCAGCCTTGTAAAAAGATGTCATGTTCAAACTCAAAGATGTATACTTCACTGGAATAAGCACAATAGCATCACACTCCATATCAAGCCTGGATGCTCCCTAAAACTGCCAGAAATGGAAAGTATAGCCACGAGACAAGCCCTTTAGAGCAAatattgaaggaaaaataagcagATTACAATACTGTCATGGTGATACTAGCATGAATCACTTACAGCCTTACTACATTCTACAGACTCCCACTTAAAATGACActtatttctcacttttacaacattttattaaaaattgcaCCTATAACACACAGGAGatcaaacaattattttttttatcctgcttCTCCTTGTTGCAGCATCTGAAAGTCTTCCACTTGAAATTAACAGGAATATTTAAACGAGTAGCAAACTTCAAACCTCATGTGTTTAAATGCCTGAAGACAAAGTTATTATTACTGAGGGCAGAGTTGGTTTTACAGGCTGCAGCTCATGTGGACCTTTAATACCTCTTATATTACCTTTTACAGTTAATTCAATCACTACTTGTAGACTGCCTGGGTATTTTCTCAGTTCCACACAATACCAAAAGGTACACACTCtgattttaaagtttcttttaaaagtttcatgAGCTTACACGACGCCTCATTTCTCACGAATCACAGAGttgtttaggttggagaagacctttAGGATCAAACTTCTTTCTATTCAGGTCCCAACTCCCTGTGCCACTAAGTTATTCACCAGCAAGTACTCCAGAAAGCACAAAGTACAGAAACATTCACTTCACAGGCTACATCCCAGTACAAACGCTAATACTCCACTGCAGGAAAaacttctgtgaaaaagaacatttacaTTCTCAAAACAGAGCAAGGCACCTCCCATTTACAGCGCACTAAGGGGTGCAGTTGTGTGCACTTCTGCACTGTTGTGCATCACTTTCAGCCTTGCTTAGAAAAGCCCACAGTCATCAGTGAGCTTTGTTCCTTGGCATTAAAGGAGGTGCGAAGCCTTCTGCACAATTTACCCTTACAGGCACTTCTGCTTTATCTCAGATGgcatttttctgctcctttgtcCCTCTTTACCTAACTGTGGGCACTTACAAAAGAACAGTTTGCATTAAGACTGCATTTCTTCCTGTTCCTTCCTCCGCAAGAATTGCTAGTTTCTGTGCTCTTGAGTATTTAAATCCTTTATTCCTGATTTGAAAGAGAAGCCTGAGTTCAAGTGGTGAAAATAACTGGCAGGAACAGAtgtgtttttatgaaaaaaatacagcaattctAAGCCAGTATTCTTTGGATGTAGAAGGGACAAAACTTTCTATATAAAATATGGGACACTTATCATACTATACCTAGCATTCTCCATGCTATGTTTACCTGGCTGGCTGTAAGAATggctaaaaaatatttgattttcatcacaaaatttcttccttcttaaaTTGTCTTTTGGTCACGATACAAATTAAACTGGACACAATACCTTGgttatttttcctcctccatgGAATACATTCAAATATTATTCTGTGGGTCATTTTTATCCTAAAACACATGCtagtaattaaatataaagCCTCTCCCAGATATGACAGTAGCTTACTGCTAAAAGACTTTGGTTTATTTCTGCTCCTTCCATTTTTGTTTGTCGATCTGAGTCTCTGGCATCAGCTGCCCTTTCACTGCCAGCCAAGTCAATGAATGAtatcctaggaaaaaaaaaaaaaagttgcatttatcttagagcctttttttccccctctttttcctttttctttattaaaccAGAGAGCTGCAACACATGGCATCAGGAGAACGATTAGAAATTACTGCTATGGAACAATGAAAAACATCCACTGGAAATATCTGAGGCACCAAaagaagcacagcagcaggaacagtgtCAGAGCATCTTAACACTAACACAGTTGTAATAGAAAGTGTAATTACGTCTGATGACAGTGCTCCACAGTTTAATGGACAAGCTGTTTAAAGTGCAACACACTCATCTCTCCAGATAATCACTGTGATTGCAGTTTCCTAAGAACACAGTTAAAAGAAATTGTAAGTTTCTTGAATTCTCCTTCCAGGTAAAACAGACAACTGTCATTCCTCTGTCAAATGGGAATTCAGAACAATAAGAACCGAAATTTCCAGTGCAGTGAATACACTGAGCTTTCAGCGATCCTTGTCCTTCCTCTACAAAACTCCATTATTCCATTTCACATTCTCTAGCTCTGGGTGCCAGCTGCTGTAATGACTGTTGCACTGTATCTTTGTCTTTGCCTGTCTTGTTTTTCTCCAACAGCTCTGACTTCTTTTATAGGCATATCTGGGcaccctttcctccctccagctccacctCTCTTTcgcagacacacaaaaaaatagcCCAGATGCTACACCTACATAACCTCTATACTTTTATTTCCTAAGCCTGCCtgttctgtcttttcctctctccactgTTTGTGGGTCTTCCATTTTGCCTTGTGTTCAAAATCTGATCCTGGGAAGAAAGACTAATGGGAGTTGCTGGAAGGGTGTGTCAGCATGGTTTTTTGACACTCAGCAGTAATAAAGATATCTAGATCTTTTTCCTCAGATCGATTTcttggggttgtttagtctggagaaaagatgACCGAGAAGAGGCACAATTATTTTTCGAATACATAATGTGGATGCTAGAAGAGGAAGCCAAATGCTCTTTCTGTCTGCTGGAGATAGCATCAGAGTCACACTCTCAAATTATCAGGGAGGTTTAGCTGAGGTATGAGGTAGGATTCTTCTGACCAAAGGCAAACATCTGTAATGGAATCATCTCCACCAGGGTTAGTCATCCCAGACTCCCTTTGTAGTCAATTACAGGACAGAAATGCTTTGAGAGGCAAATGCATCTGACCTAATTTAGGTGGCTCTGAAGAATGGCATGAATTGGATCCCAGAAACAGCtatttctttccactgacttcaaaggTGGCAAGCTCACATGTGGACCCGTCCACTGCAGACATCTACCTTCAGCCAGATTAAACACTGAAGGTGAGAAGATGGACTTGATTGCCAAACTCCTTCACTGGAAATCTGTGCAAACAGTTTTGTCAAAGCTCTAACAGATGGGTCTAAAATGTTCTCCCTGGGAACAGAGAAAGGACTGTGAAACCTCCCAAAGTCCCTTTGAACCCTTTCCTCTGATTTAACTCACACCTGCCCACTAACACCTCCTCTTTGTCTCTTGGATGTGCCTGGGCTTGACATCAGCACTGAGCACTTGCACTTCTTGTCTTACCTTCCAAATGTCCTGTTGGCTGCATCTTTAATTTGAATTTGGATGATGGCATGAGATCGAGAGGAATCCGAGTTGACTCCAGTGGCTCCTGTGCTACgttctttcccccctttcaaAATCACCTGCAAAATAACGGGGACAAAATCCAAGCAAAttgtaaacaaaaatacagtCTCTCAGAAAGAGATCTTGTCCTCCCAAGATGATGAATGGTTCATTATAGCTTTAAAATTTGGTACAAGGCTGAAGTTAAGTTAGGCTGGATCCCTCACAATGTTTCTTTTAGACCTTTGTATGTGGATTTGCTTGCAGTGACACTACAAAGCTTAGAGAGCACACTGCAAATAAGTTGCTACATCACACACTCATTCTGAATTGCAAAATACCCAaactataaaattaaattctttctttcattgCTGGCATACTTTTATAAGATTGTACACATAACCTAAGAGACTCATTAGACTATTTGtgctcttttaaaatttcactttccCTTGTAATAGATGGACACAATTATCCAGCGatacaaaaaatacaaagtgCCAAAACCTTTCTAAATTtccctaacaaaaaaaaattatgctaaaGGAAGGAACAAAGTTAAAAGAGCAATTACAGTCAATACAACAATAAaacaagaaggaagagaagcaagGCAGAAGGACAAAGAGTCCTTCCAGATACAAATCtggataattattttttgaaaacttaaaaGGACTGTCACAGAACACCTAGGATTGACTGCAGCAGGGCATTCAAAAAACAATCATTCATTTTGCTTCTGGTtgtaagaacaaaataaaatattacccAGCAAAATCAATATGCTCTCAGATGACAGATGTGAATTATTCATGCTTTTTGGTGGCCACTTCTCAATGAGCAGCATAaccaactgctgctgcttctgagcTTTATATTAGTGCTAAGTGCAGATAATTTCTGAATCAAAGCCAGCATCAATTAATTGTGAATAACTAGGATGTATTCAAGGCTCTTTCCATATATCTGTTGCAGAATAATCAGAAGCTTTGAGTCAAGTCAGTGACATTTCTGTGTTCAAAAGGGCCTGTGAATGATGTCGTTCCCCCTCCAAGATATCTGTAAGAATGAAGTAATTTAATAGCTCTTCTGTGTGTGAAATGTGATAATACAGAGGAATTGTAAATCAACCATATAGCAAATTTACACTCTAATTTGGAGAAGCATCACCAGCTTGCCCCAAAGCTTGGAGTTAATGGGAAgatgaagaacaaaattaagTGCAATAAGTGGACAACACCATGCCAATTTTAATGAGTCAATTACCATACCAGGCACTTGTAATTTACACTTCCTTACCAAGAAAGGAATTAAACTATGCAAAGTCAGGCTAAATAGAAAGCAGATTTAACCAGCTTTCTTCTTGCAGGAGACAATGCAGAACATTTGCCAGTGTTCTTTTCAGGCTCAGCcggaaggggaaggaaaattgAAACCTTGCTTGTGGTGAATGTCAGCTACCATTTAAAGATCTTAATTTTACTTGGCTGTTATCACACATCATTACCTAAGCAGTGTTTTAATCCTAATTCAGATCAATATCTCAAGTATTTTCTAATTACCAGTTCTAAtttcaaatttatatttttttgtccCACATACCCTTTATATACAAAAATCTAAGTTCATAGAATATCACATGGAGAAAATACATATCCAGCTTTCAAGGTCCCTTGCTGGGACGCTATCTAATTTCTGGAATAGTGATAGCAGTCTCTTTCTTGGCAAAGATGTTCCCTAAGGAATGGCAGCAGAGGTGACAGCTGTGACTCAACTGTTTGCATGTGGCTAACACAAGTCACAGTGACCCAAGTAGCTTCATGAATGATACTTTTAAGCACTTTTAATAGCATCCCTTGGTACTCTGCTGGGACTGGTAATTTCAGAGCCTGAAACAGGAACATACACTTGTGCTACACACCAAATAACAATCTCTGCAAATATCACAAATCAGGCTGTAGAAGACAAAGAATGAATCACAAACATAGAGGTTACCTCCAACAGTTCATCTACAGACTCCACCTGGACCTCCTGCAGTCCAACTATTTGAACCACGTGCTTGCCATCTTCTCTTGCATaaagtctgaaaacaaaacagtgcagAAAGTAGATTTCTGAAATCTCAGACAGCAGCAACGAAGACATGTGCCAGTGCTGTGACACTGAGAAAAAGCAATCAAGGCTACTCGCTGGGGAAAGGCCTTGCTgccattcatttatttttagaactaAAGAAGTACTTCATTTATAACACATGCCACTGGCATTTCACTGCTAAAGGGACATTAGCAATGCATTTCTGCTAGTTCAGGAATATAATAAAGCTAGGAAGTGAATTATCATGTTTACGTTTTAGAGTTCCTGTCTTTCTTTAAACTGCACCTCGGGTTCCTCTGGGAAGTTCAGACTAAGTTTTGCTCTGTTCATGTACTCAAGACTTTTGCACAGGATTTTAAAGCAGCTCCTATGAACCTGTGCTACGAATCACACAGAAGCATTACAATATAGAGGCATAATACAGACATGATGCACATGGGAGGAAGTTTAGTCTTCTCCTTCAGTGGCACATAAGTTAGCCAGTGGACATGGAGAGAATGTAAGGACATTCCTTCTTCCTTAGTTAATCTACTCCTTACACAGCGGATTACACTGCCTGCTCCTTAAAGA from Chiroxiphia lanceolata isolate bChiLan1 chromosome Z, bChiLan1.pri, whole genome shotgun sequence encodes:
- the KIF24 gene encoding kinesin-like protein KIF24 isoform X1 — encoded protein: MASCLYECLCEADLEKYYPHFAAFGLQNIDELAKVSMEDYTKLGVHDMNDRKRLFQLIRIIKIMRGEGVADSSKQDFQPRGLFIQPQVARSGPRRQLRFESFFEENDGTVKDSEPELYRSSDFSANEEKDNAGEMLGHIQPQDSEPIRLSRRDLNIPGICTKKDLSCPTVSDDIAPLLGDSEAPIVQRVTHISGYNYGLPHSCIREERQLYEVGACLCWLWEKIWYMGGSTELRYQLQIPLRMHVAWRNSCCCHTGKMLRSSTSEKETPWTESEKIRVCVRKRPLGLREERRGEVNIITVKDRETLLLHEKKEAVDLTQYILQHVFYFDEVFGESCTNQDVYMKTAYPLIQHIFNGGNATCFAYGQTGAGKTYTMIGTHRNPGLYALAAKDIFGHLEASPSGKDLFVCISFYEIYCGQLYDLLNGRKRLYAREDGKHVVQIVGLQEVQVESVDELLEVILKGGKERSTGATGVNSDSSRSHAIIQIQIKDAANRTFGRISFIDLAGSERAADARDSDRQTKMEGAEINQSLLALKECIRALDQEHAHTPFRQSKLTQVLKDSFIGNSKTCMIANVSPSHLATEHTLNTLRYADRVKELKKGIKCSTPVTNRRRRAGNISPKRVQSTPSLPPGEKSSPKKVKLGLQHPSSATKTKVYPAALQPPGVPLTSTPRAVSKGHGYKGNTSTPCFQLMSPIKGVLRIAHPLKKKTDDLSPLSEQSPSVKDFIIKSAATDETRESGQRDKYMQDRSPVQCLKVQTVQPVQKQLVSRDDISFGEGNLPSDSRQEWGNTFAKQYVEPWTYLPPFQKEREEHLRLYHQQFQQPPILQQKLNYQPLERFLMQYKPEEIQVKQELSLTPTEMQNKEGMPLEDLDDSDFSEDSFSPVCSQKSVKRGNTNKCSQHSFFLHEREEGTEEEQRVQKRQDLFFKYAVPMQEHELDDSWDCIEGSPKAEESIKNAGCSRTPADWSYDLAIESPPSNTAEKPYCLQEDPACSWKHSKDFIADHEEYKTKHRCLVYSSEATLTPEKDTSNSYVSPVLKPGTPECKEIDLQHEEREEPLLDKQAALAGDVQWKARKNGVNHCASSSCSSEFTSELIAPLLVSSLDCEETTDPDKVSCNQEKSPGEKQAPGGATQGSQSRCEEEAWQCTRSRALTDSMLELGEQIRLVGRHRTLLCFPRAGHRWLPPACCCARPCCCCCLGLGSAQQGGGLCVEPDPTETPAAGSPGARAEGEGGVSHSDSMCREHTGGRWGGADLKDGAGSSGKANSSQGPTVEPMAEETNAETPEKCCFSEATCFLSVGHTDHAAQSPSQENSLLVQPKSGVRNEDLTHSEDLAKSSFGSEETALQKNQLMQSGFTQETSAADAGCATKDDKPVANAKSPSGMSISSSPSATSELGKWQREALEKAQQAVIRAHQEQLDEMACLCFKEECLINQMSAMDFQNFMAMLDEILELKSQCIQTMRAQLQLCLASPGTDMSLQPPPPV
- the KIF24 gene encoding kinesin-like protein KIF24 isoform X5 — protein: MASCLYECLCEADLEKYYPHFAAFGLQNIDELAKVSMEDYTKLGVHDMNDRKRLFQLIRIIKIMRGEGVADSSKQDFQPRGLFIQPQVARSGPRRQLRFESFFEENDGTVKDSEPELYRSSDFSANEEKDNAGEMLGHIQPQDSEPIRLSRRDLNIPGICTKKDLSCPTVSDDIAPLLGDSEAPIVQRVTHISGYNYGLPHSCIREERQLYEVGACLCWLWEKIWYMGGSTELRYQLQIPLRMHVAWRNSCCCHTGKMLRSSTSEKETPWTESEKIRVCVRKRPLGLREERRGEVNIITVKDRETLLLHEKKEAVDLTQYILQHVFYFDEVFGESCTNQDVYMKTAYPLIQHIFNGGNATCFAYGQTGAGKTYTMIGTHRNPGLYALAAKDIFGHLEASPSGKDLFVCISFYEIYCGQLYDLLNGRKRLYAREDGKHVVQIVGLQEVQVESVDELLEVILKGGKERSTGATGVNSDSSRSHAIIQIQIKDAANRTFGRISFIDLAGSERAADARDSDRQTKMEGAEINQSLLALKECIRALDQEHAHTPFRQSKLTQVLKDSFIGNSKTCMIANVSPSHLATEHTLNTLRYADRVKELKKGIKCSTPVTNRRRRAGNISPKRVQSTPSLPPGEKSSPKKVKLGLQHPSSATKTKSPSVKDFIIKSAATDETRESGQRDKYMQDRSPVQCLKVQTVQPVQKQLVSRDDISFGEGNLPSDSRQEWGNTFAKQYVEPWTYLPPFQKEREEHLRLYHQQFQQPPILQQKLNYQPLERFLMQYKPEEIQVKQELSLTPTEMQNKEGMPLEDLDDSDFSEDSFSPVCSQKSVKRGNTNKCSQHSFFLHEREEGTEEEQRVQKRQDLFFKYAVPMQEHELDDSWDCIEGSPKAEESIKNAGCSRTPADWSYDLAIESPPSNTAEKPYCLQEDPACSWKHSKDFIADHEEYKTKHRCLVYSSEATLTPEKDTSNSYVSPVLKPGTPECKEIDLQHEEREEPLLDKQAALAGDVQWKARKNGVNHCASSSCSSEFTSELIAPLLVSSLDCEETTDPDKVSCNQEKSPGEKQAPGGATQGSQSRCEEEAWQCTRSRALTDSMLELGEQIRLVGRHRTLLCFPRAGHRWLPPACCCARPCCCCCLGLGSAQQGGGLCVEPDPTETPAAGSPGARAEGEGGVSHSDSMCREHTGGRWGGADLKDGAGSSGKANSSQGPTVEPMAEETNAETPEKCCFSEATCFLSVGHTDHAAQSPSQENSLLVQPKSGVRNEDLTHSEDLAKSSFGSEETALQKNQLMQSGFTQETSAADAGCATKDDKPVANAKSPSGMSISSSPSATSELGKWQREALEKAQQAVIRAHQEQLDEMACLCFKEECLINQMSAMDFQNFMAMLDEILELKSQCIQTMRAQLQLCLASPGTDMSLQPPPPV
- the KIF24 gene encoding kinesin-like protein KIF24 isoform X2 gives rise to the protein MASCLYECLCEADLEKYYPHFAAFGLQNIDELAKVSMEDYTKLGVHDMNDRKRLFQLIRIIKIMRGEGVADSSKQDFQPRGLFIQPQVARSGPRRQLRFESFFEENDGTVKDSEPELYRSSDFSANEEKDNAGEMLGHIQPQDSEPIRLSRRDLNIPGICTKKDLSCPTVSDDIAPLLGDSEAPIVQRVTHISGYNYGLPHSCIREERQLYEVGACLCWLWEKIWYMGGSTELRYQLQIPLRMHVAWRNSCCCHTGKMLRSSTSEKETPWTESEKIRVCVRKRPLGLREERRGEVNIITVKDRETLLLHEKKEAVDLTQYILQHVFYFDEVFGESCTNQDVYMKTAYPLIQHIFNGGNATCFAYGQTGAGKTYTMIGTHRNPGLYALAAKDIFGHLEASPSGKDLFVCISFYEIYCGQLYDLLNGRKRLYAREDGKHVVQIVGLQEVQVESVDELLEVILKGGKERSTGATGVNSDSSRSHAIIQIQIKDAANRTFGRISFIDLAGSERAADARDSDRQTKMEGAEINQSLLALKECIRALDQEHAHTPFRQSKLTQVLKDSFIGNSKTCMIANVSPSHLATEHTLNTLRYADRVKELKKGIKCSTPVTNRRRRAGNISPKRVQSTPSLPPGEKSSPKKVKLGLQHPSSATKTKVYPAALQPPGVPLTSTPRAVSKGHGYKGNTSTPCFQLMSPIKGVLRIAHPLKKKTDDLSPLSEQSPSVKDFIIKSAATDETRESGQRDKYMQDRSPVQCLKVQTVQPVQKQLVSRDDISFGEGNLPSDSRQEWGNTFAKQYVEPWTYLPPFQKEREEHLRLYHQQFQQPPILQQKLNYQPLERFLMQYKPEEIQVKQELSLTPTEMQNKEGMPLEDLDDSDFSEDSFSPVCSQKSVKRGNTNKCSQHSFFLHEREEGTEEEQRVQKRQDLFFKYAVPMQEHELDDSWDCIEGSPKAEESIKNAGCSRTPADWSYDLAIESPPSNTAEKPYCLQEDPACSWKHSKDFIADHEEYKTKHRCLVYSSEATLTPEKDTSNSYVSPVLKPGTPECKEIDLQHEEREEPLLDKQAALAGDVQWKARKNGVNHCASSSCSSEFTSELIAPLLVSSLDCEETTDPDKVSCNQEKSPGEKQAPGGATQGSQSRCEEEAWQCTRSRALTDSMLELGEQIRLVGRHRTLLCFPRAGHRWLPPACCCARPCCCCCLGLGSAQQGGGLCVEPDPTETPAAGSPGARAEGEGGVSHSDSMCREHTGGRWGGADLKDGAGSSGKANSSQGPTVEPMAEETNAETPEKCCFSEATCFLSVGHTDHAAQSPSQENSLLVQPKSGVRNEDLTHSEDLAKSSFGSEETALQKNQLMQSGFTQETSAADAGCATKDDKPVANAKSPSGMSISSSPSATSELGKWQREALEKAQQAVIRAHQEQLDEMACLCFKEECLINQMSAMVAMEGRVPLGQGCVQCWDCSRQTWQTCSQAGVGLGL